The Phaenicophaeus curvirostris isolate KB17595 chromosome 27, BPBGC_Pcur_1.0, whole genome shotgun sequence genome has a segment encoding these proteins:
- the ELMOD3 gene encoding ELMO domain-containing protein 3 gives MSKGTRGSEQLEEQQRFPLPGKLLPISTLGQNGLLQALVQSVEQPVGAELSEELRRAQEEWEAVEEIQSGLGATLASAAAPISFNEALQYFQTADLSECRKKVQVTVRRQGLAALLHYFFGPPRLHAQLQGERDLALAMAQCGLDDNEQVHMRILQTIYRKLTCTQLGCPRYGAHWEELGFQGVDPGTDLRGTGMLGLMQLLYFVMDARTLPLALEIFKLSQHETQSFPFCLMSVNITRLVIQALREECLSRECNRRQQVITLLNDLYVATFLQLYRLWKRQHKTIADSGFVLQELEFSTKKKPKQLLKSLEAYVSQSPVAGGLQQLSLPLASGSSSQAGEEIAFTGICDPRVELEGEARLI, from the exons ATCTCGACTTTGGGACAGAATGGCCTCCTGCAGGCGCTTGTGCAGAGCGTGGAGCAGCCTGTGGGTGCTG AGCTCAGCGAGGAGCTGCGGCGAGCCCAGGAGGAATGGGAGGCTGTGGAAGAGATCCAGTCAG GGCTGGGGGCAACATTGGCCAGTGCCGCAGCCCCGATCTCCTTCAATGAAGCGTTGCAGTACTTCCAGACAGCCGACCTCTCCGAGTGCAGG AAGAAGGTGCAGGTGACGGTGCGCAGGCAAGGCTTGGCTGCTCTGCTTCACTACTTCTTCGGCCCTCCCCGGCTCCACGCACAGCTGCAGGGAGAGCGGGACCTGGCGCTGGCCATGGCACAAT GTGGTTTGGATGATAATGAGCAAGTGCACATGAGAATCCTGCAGACCATTTACAGGAAGCTGACCTGCACCCAGCTGGGCTGCCCGCGGTATGGAGCGCACTGGGAAGAGCTCGGCTTCCAAG GTGTGGATCCCGGGACCGACCTGCGAGGGACAGGAATGCTGGGCTTGATGCAGTTGCTCTACTTCGTCATGGATGCCCGGACGCTGCCTCTGGCTCTGGAAATTTTCAAGTTATCCCAGCACGAAACCCAG AGTTTCCCCTTCTGCCTCATGTCTGTGAACATCACCCGCCTCGTCATCCAGGCCCTGAGGGAGGAATGTCTCTCCAG GGAGTGCAACCGCAGGCAGCAGGTCATCACTCTGCTGAACGACCTCTACGTGGCGACCTTCCTCCAGCTGTATCGCCTCTGGAAAAGGCAGCACAAGACCATTGCCGACTCCGGCTTCGTCCTTCAGG AGCTGGAGTTCTCCAccaaaaagaaaccaaagcagCTCCTGAAATCCCTGGAGGCCTATGTGAGCCAAAGCCCCGTGGCCGGTGGTCTTCAACAGCTGTCCCTTCCCTTGGCATccggcagcagcagccaggccGGTGAGGAAATCGCATTCACGGGCATCTGCGATCCAAGAGTTGAGCTGGAAGGAGAAGCCCGGCTGATCTGA
- the ADRA2B gene encoding alpha-2B adrenergic receptor, protein MEGPEHGYSVQATAAIATAITFLVLFTITGNALVIMAVLSSRSLQAPQNLFLVSLAAADILVATLIIPFSLANELLGYWYFEKTWCEIYLALDVLFCTSSIVHLCAISLDRYWSISRAIEYSAKRTPRRIKCSIFIVWTIAAAISLPPLVYKGEKTTTAEERPQCKLNEEAWYVLSSSIGSFFAPCLIMILVYLRIYLIAKRRHRSHPSTTKPQGSTPPNTTPTAASRDPPGTSLPADRTSLLSPEEPPVSPSAGAAPSPQPSGCPRDTVAIGTGRVVLAHRPPALNPWRRKTQVNREKRFTFILAVVIGAFVLCWFPFFFLYSLGAVCPQRCKVPDSVFQFFFWIGYCNSSLNPVIYTIFNQDFRKAFRRLLCRRHHAPTPW, encoded by the coding sequence ATGGAAGGCCCCGAGCATGGGTACTCAGTGCAAGCCACCGCCGCCATCGCCACTGCCATCACCTTCCTGGTGCTCTTCACTATCACTGGTAACGCCCTGGTGATCATGGCCGTGCTGAGCAGCCGCTCACTGCAGGCACCCCAGAATCTCTTCTTGGTGTCCTTGGCGGCCGCCGATATTTTGGTGGCCACCCTCATCATCCCCTTCTCCTTGGCCAACGAGCTCCTGGGCTACTGGTACTTCGAGAAGACGTGGTGTGAGATTTACCTGGCGTTGGATGTGCTCTTCTGCACCTCCTCCATCGTTCACCTCTGTGCCATCAGCCTGGACCGCTATTGGTCCATCAGCCGTGCCATCGAGTACAGCGCCAAGCGGACGCCGCGGCGCATCAAGTGCAGCATCTTCATAGTCTGGACCATCGCTGCTGCCATCTCCCTCCCACCTTTGGTCTACAAGGGGGAGAAGACGACAACGGCGGAGGAACGACCGCAGTGCAAGCTCAACGAGGAGGCTTGGTATGTCCTCTCCTCCAGCATCGGCTCTTTCTTTGCCCCGTGCCTCATCATGATCCTCGTCTACCTGCGCATCTACCTGATCGCCAAACGCCGCCACCGCTCCCATCCCTCCACCACCAAACCACAGGGATCGACGCCACCAAACACCACTCCCACCGCAGCCAGCAGGGATCCCCCAGGGACCTCCCTGCCGGCAGACAGGACCTCGCTGCTGAGCCCGGAGGAGCCCCCAGTGTCGCCCAGCGCTGGGGCAGCACCATCCCCACAGCCCAGCGGATGCCCCAGGGACACCGTGGCCATTGGGACGGGGCGGGTGGTGTTGGCTCATCGGCCGCCGGCATTGAACCCTTGGAGGAGGAAGACTCAGGTCAACCGGGAGAAACGTTTCACCTTCATCTTGGCCGTGGTTATCGGGGCCTTCGTCCTCTGCTGGTTccccttcttctttctctacAGCCTGGGCGCGGTCTGTCCTCAGCGCTGCAAGGTCCCCGACAGCGTCTTCCAGTTCTTCTTCTGGATCGGGTACTGCAACAGCTCCCTCAACCCTGTCATCTACACCATCTTCAACCAGGACTTCCGCAAGGCTTTCCGACGCCTCCTCTGCCGCCGTCACCATGCCCCGACGCCATGGTGA